A portion of the Candidatus Polarisedimenticolia bacterium genome contains these proteins:
- the hutH gene encoding histidine ammonia-lyase: MQPIIFLDGASLSLEDVQRVSVRRARVRLAPGARRGMARARRVIDKLAQGSDPIYGVNTGFGRLKDVRIAPDRLDALQINLIRSHCAGVGEPLDDVSVRALILLRANVLARGHSGVRPGVVEALLAMLNRDVLPRIPSQGSVGASGDLAPLAHLALALMGEGTVRAFGRELPARRALARIGLAPVRLKAKEGIALINGTQLMTAVGTLALTRSENLARHADLAGAMSLEALRGSRRAFDERLGKLRPHPGQAASADNLRRLLGHSEVERSHADCGKVQDGYSLRCMPQVHGASRDAMAHVRAVLEREINAVTDNPILFPGRRELLPGGNFHGQPVSLALDYLSMAVAGLACISERRVERLTNPDLSGLPAFLTRDPGFNSGFMMAQVTAAALVSENKGLAHPASVDSIPTSAAQEDHVSMGAWAARKALRILENAERVLAIEILAACQGLEMLLPLKTSPALRSALRAVRKVVPALAEDRVLAEDIERMTVLLQSGKILAAAQSVAGPLR; the protein is encoded by the coding sequence ATGCAGCCCATCATCTTCCTGGACGGCGCGTCCTTGAGCCTCGAGGACGTACAGCGGGTCTCGGTCCGCCGCGCACGGGTGCGCCTCGCCCCCGGCGCGCGCCGCGGCATGGCGCGCGCGCGCCGCGTCATCGATAAGCTGGCGCAAGGATCCGATCCGATTTACGGGGTCAACACCGGCTTCGGGCGCCTCAAGGACGTGCGCATCGCCCCGGACAGGCTCGACGCGCTGCAAATCAACCTGATCCGCAGCCATTGCGCCGGCGTCGGAGAGCCGCTGGACGACGTCTCCGTGCGCGCCCTGATCCTTTTGCGCGCCAACGTCCTGGCGCGCGGCCATTCCGGGGTCCGTCCCGGCGTGGTGGAGGCGCTGCTGGCGATGCTGAACCGCGACGTGCTGCCGCGCATTCCGTCGCAGGGATCGGTCGGAGCGAGCGGCGACCTGGCACCTTTGGCCCACCTGGCCCTGGCGCTGATGGGGGAAGGCACCGTCCGGGCCTTCGGCCGGGAGCTTCCGGCGCGCCGCGCCCTCGCGCGCATCGGGCTCGCGCCCGTCCGCCTCAAGGCCAAGGAAGGGATCGCCCTGATCAACGGCACCCAGCTGATGACCGCGGTGGGGACGCTCGCGCTGACCCGGTCCGAGAACCTGGCGCGTCACGCCGATCTGGCAGGCGCGATGTCGCTGGAGGCGCTGCGTGGCTCCCGGCGCGCCTTCGACGAGCGCCTTGGGAAGCTGCGCCCGCATCCCGGGCAAGCCGCCTCGGCCGACAATCTGCGAAGGCTGCTCGGGCATTCGGAGGTGGAGCGCTCGCACGCCGATTGCGGAAAGGTGCAGGACGGCTATTCGCTGCGCTGCATGCCGCAGGTGCACGGCGCCAGCCGCGACGCCATGGCGCATGTCCGCGCGGTGCTGGAGCGCGAGATCAACGCCGTCACCGACAACCCGATCCTGTTCCCCGGCCGTCGCGAGCTGCTGCCGGGCGGCAACTTCCACGGCCAGCCGGTGTCGCTGGCGCTCGATTATCTCTCGATGGCGGTGGCGGGGCTGGCCTGCATCTCCGAGCGCCGGGTCGAGCGCCTCACCAATCCCGACTTGAGCGGTCTGCCCGCATTTCTCACGCGCGATCCCGGCTTCAACTCCGGGTTCATGATGGCCCAGGTGACCGCCGCGGCCCTGGTCTCCGAGAACAAGGGGCTCGCCCATCCGGCGAGCGTCGATTCGATCCCGACCTCCGCCGCGCAGGAGGATCATGTCTCGATGGGCGCCTGGGCGGCCCGCAAGGCGCTGCGCATCCTGGAGAACGCCGAGCGGGTCCTGGCGATCGAGATCCTCGCCGCCTGCCAGGGGCTGGAGATGCTCTTGCCCCTGAAGACCTCGCCGGCCCTGCGCTCCGCCCTGCGCGCCGTGCGCAAGGTGGTGCCGGCGCTCGCCGAGGATCGCGTCCTGGCGGAGGACATCGAGCGCATGACCGTGCTGCTGCAATCGGGAAAGATCCTGGCGGCGGCGCAGAGCGTGGCAGGGCCGCTGCGATGA